In the Chloroflexota bacterium genome, one interval contains:
- a CDS encoding dipeptide epimerase, giving the protein MSTARVTFEPLDLPLQNPFGISRRTTTVARNVLVRVELDGLVGYGEAGPNAYYGESQESVLAWLPKLVDVLPENPLEIHRAVTQLEHAAHHNPAARAGLELALWDLVGKRYGAPVWKLWGIDERVPLSSFTIGIDTPEKMGEKATAAAEYPLLKVKVGTADDVARLGAIREARPDARIQIDANGAWSAKEAIGALPRLEQFDIELIEQPVRADDLDGLCQVSRATRLPVYADEGCVTARDVARVAGRCDGIVVKLQKCGGLLPALQHVQTARAYGLKVMMGCMVESGLGIAAATQLAPLCDSLDLDGNLLLARDPFDAVAAHRGQLTMPTGPGLGAVLRS; this is encoded by the coding sequence ATGAGCACAGCAAGGGTCACGTTCGAGCCGCTCGACCTCCCACTTCAGAATCCGTTCGGCATCTCGCGGCGCACCACGACGGTTGCTCGTAACGTGCTGGTGCGCGTCGAGCTTGACGGGCTGGTCGGGTACGGCGAGGCCGGTCCGAACGCCTACTACGGCGAGAGCCAGGAGAGCGTCCTGGCCTGGCTCCCGAAGCTGGTGGACGTGCTCCCTGAGAACCCGCTGGAGATCCACCGGGCGGTGACGCAGCTTGAGCATGCCGCCCACCACAACCCGGCAGCGAGAGCCGGGCTGGAGCTTGCGCTCTGGGATCTGGTCGGCAAGCGGTACGGCGCGCCAGTCTGGAAGCTGTGGGGCATCGACGAGCGGGTGCCGCTCTCGTCGTTCACCATCGGGATCGACACGCCGGAGAAGATGGGCGAGAAGGCGACCGCTGCCGCCGAGTACCCGCTGCTGAAGGTGAAGGTCGGGACGGCTGACGACGTGGCTCGGCTCGGGGCGATCCGCGAGGCCCGCCCCGACGCTCGCATCCAGATCGACGCCAACGGGGCCTGGAGCGCCAAGGAGGCCATCGGGGCGCTGCCGAGGCTGGAGCAGTTCGACATCGAGTTGATCGAGCAGCCGGTCCGCGCCGACGACCTCGACGGGCTGTGTCAGGTGAGCCGCGCGACCCGCCTGCCGGTCTACGCCGACGAGGGCTGCGTGACGGCCCGCGACGTGGCGCGAGTGGCTGGCCGCTGCGACGGCATCGTCGTCAAGCTCCAGAAGTGCGGCGGGCTGCTGCCGGCCCTTCAGCACGTCCAGACGGCGCGGGCGTACGGCCTGAAGGTGATGATGGGCTGCATGGTCGAGAGCGGGCTGGGCATCGCGGCGGCGACGCAGCTGGCCCCCCTCTGCGACTCGCTCGACCTCGACGGCAACCTCTTGCTGGCCCGCGACCCGTTCGACGCGGTGGCAGCCCATCGCGGCCAGTTGACCATGCCGACCGGCCCGGGCCTCGGCGCGGTCCTGAGGTCGTAG
- the serC gene encoding 3-phosphoserine/phosphohydroxythreonine transaminase → MATRLFNFSAGPAAMPVEVLEASARALVDYNGMGAGIAELSHRGPELDAVFDETTTRVRALMDVPDEYDVLYLQGGATQFFATIPMCFLHGHADYLLTGEWTVKAAEAARYYGQVNVVGSSEATGFDRLPTGWQPTEGADYLYICSNETITGARWSTLPTHPTLVVDASSELMARPLDVRQTAIIFGGAQKNLGPAGVVLAIIRRDLYERIPASVPAIFDFRAHAKSGSRLNTPPTLAVYMLLETLRWLERQGGLAEIERRNEQKAALIYDALDEHPGFYRPVVTDIPNRSRMNVTFRLPSDALTASFLAESAARNMIGLKGYRTVGGIRASIYNAMPVEGCAALAELLRDFAEAHG, encoded by the coding sequence ATGGCAACACGACTCTTCAACTTCAGCGCCGGGCCGGCCGCCATGCCGGTCGAGGTGCTGGAAGCGTCCGCGCGGGCGCTGGTGGACTACAACGGCATGGGCGCCGGCATCGCCGAGCTGAGCCATCGCGGCCCGGAGCTGGATGCCGTCTTCGACGAGACGACCACCCGCGTCCGCGCCCTGATGGACGTGCCCGACGAGTACGATGTGCTCTACCTTCAGGGCGGCGCGACGCAGTTCTTCGCGACGATCCCGATGTGCTTCCTGCACGGCCACGCCGACTACCTCCTGACCGGCGAGTGGACCGTCAAGGCGGCCGAAGCCGCTCGCTACTACGGCCAGGTGAACGTCGTCGGGTCGAGTGAGGCGACCGGCTTCGACCGGCTGCCGACCGGATGGCAGCCCACCGAGGGAGCGGACTACCTCTACATCTGCTCCAACGAGACGATCACCGGCGCACGCTGGTCGACGCTGCCGACCCATCCGACCCTGGTGGTGGACGCCTCGTCCGAGCTGATGGCGAGGCCGCTCGACGTGCGGCAGACGGCCATCATCTTCGGCGGGGCGCAGAAGAACCTCGGGCCGGCCGGCGTCGTGCTGGCGATCATCCGCCGCGACCTGTACGAGCGCATCCCGGCGTCGGTCCCGGCCATCTTCGACTTCCGGGCGCACGCGAAGTCCGGCTCACGGCTGAACACGCCGCCCACGCTGGCCGTGTACATGCTCCTGGAGACGCTGCGCTGGCTGGAGCGCCAGGGCGGACTGGCCGAGATCGAGCGGCGCAACGAGCAGAAGGCGGCCCTGATCTACGACGCCCTGGACGAGCACCCCGGTTTCTACCGGCCGGTCGTGACGGACATCCCGAATCGGAGCCGCATGAACGTGACGTTCCGCCTCCCGTCCGACGCCCTCACGGCAAGCTTCCTGGCCGAGTCGGCGGCCCGCAACATGATCGGGCTGAAGGGGTATCGAACGGTGGGCGGCATCCGGGCCAGCATCTACAACGCGATGCCGGTCGAGGGGTGCGCGGCGCTGGCCGAATTGCTGCGGGACTTCGCCGAGGCGCACGGATAG
- a CDS encoding alpha/beta hydrolase encodes MALAPINGVEIYYEEHGTGTPVLFIHEFAGDYRSWAPQVQYFARRYRAIAYSARGYHPSSVPMDPAAYSEEQNVEDAYTLLRHLGIEKAHIVGLSMGGNVTVKLGLAHPEVCLSLTAAGAGFGSVNPEEFRANARETADLFERVGMEQAAQTYGRGPSRLRFQQKDPLGFATLLSHLAEHSTAGSALTMRNVQGKRKTLYEVADRLPGLAVPTLIVAGDEDELALEPALLMKRKIPNSGLLIVPKTGHTVNLEEPALFNQVVMDFISAVDAGAWTPRLDTSTGLLPPES; translated from the coding sequence ATGGCGCTCGCACCGATCAACGGCGTCGAGATCTACTACGAAGAGCATGGGACCGGCACCCCGGTCCTGTTCATCCACGAGTTCGCGGGCGACTACCGCTCCTGGGCGCCCCAGGTGCAGTATTTCGCCCGCCGCTACCGCGCCATCGCCTACAGCGCGCGGGGCTATCACCCGTCGTCCGTGCCGATGGACCCTGCCGCCTACTCGGAGGAGCAGAACGTCGAGGACGCCTACACCCTGTTGCGCCACCTCGGCATCGAGAAGGCCCACATCGTCGGGCTGTCGATGGGCGGGAACGTCACGGTCAAGCTCGGGCTGGCCCATCCCGAGGTCTGCCTGAGCCTGACGGCGGCCGGGGCCGGCTTCGGGAGCGTCAACCCTGAGGAGTTCCGCGCCAACGCTCGCGAGACGGCCGATCTCTTCGAGCGGGTCGGGATGGAGCAGGCGGCTCAGACCTACGGTCGTGGCCCGTCACGGCTCCGCTTCCAGCAGAAGGATCCACTCGGCTTCGCGACGTTGCTCTCCCACCTGGCCGAGCACTCGACGGCTGGCTCGGCCTTGACGATGCGGAACGTCCAGGGGAAGCGCAAGACGCTCTACGAGGTGGCTGACCGTTTGCCGGGCCTGGCCGTCCCGACCCTGATCGTGGCCGGCGACGAGGACGAGCTGGCGCTGGAGCCGGCACTGCTGATGAAGCGAAAGATCCCCAACAGCGGGCTGCTGATCGTGCCGAAGACGGGCCACACGGTCAACCTCGAAGAGCCGGCCCTCTTCAATCAGGTCGTGATGGACTTCATCTCGGCGGTGGACGCCGGGGCCTGGACGCCGCGCCTCGACACATCGACGGGTCTGCTGCCGCCAGAATCGTAG
- a CDS encoding ABC transporter permease subunit gives MPLGSRRWFKLSQRVLGRDWPTAYLFVALTVLILATIKAYPFLRALWFSFHNVVGFKVGPFVGLDNYIALWGDERFTRSIGVTLTFTGASVVLKLALGLSAALLLHNLPRFGSVLGGLLLTPYVIPEVVRALAWRMLLDPFFGSLNHILVNVLGVMSQAQPWLSDPRTALMSVIVVNVWAGTPFMVILLLAGLKGIEAEQYDAASVDGANAWRRFLHITLPGLHHVLIVGTLLTVISTFNGFTLTYLLTSGGPLGATRVYPILAFEYGVAGMRTSAGVSVAMMAAPLMLVLSLVLARCMLRRDEHQAASGQDGVGWRVLVTLALPLRLLMRAVAAVFWLANDLAERALLLGARPMRSRGAEPPLSRGGQRRLAGGTMFGLIGTVLFFELSPIYFVVITAFKSELQIQQIRGMFWPDPWTLEQFTFLFTKIRFVEWYRNTTLVALSSTAISVLVAALGAYGMVRLRWRGSSSLGATVLVANLMPGALMVIPMYIILAQLRLINTPWALLVTYPSFVLPFATWLMMGYYRSIPEEIEDAALIDGCNRLEAFFRVVLPLVRPALLAVALFSFTAAWNEFLYAYTFLRTGSLLTLPVGLAGLIVGDIQPWGLLMAASILTAVPVAVIYMVGQRLMVAGLTAGSLKG, from the coding sequence GTGCCGCTCGGCTCACGGCGCTGGTTCAAGCTGTCGCAGCGTGTCCTCGGGCGTGACTGGCCCACGGCGTACCTGTTCGTCGCGCTGACGGTGCTGATCCTGGCGACGATAAAGGCGTACCCGTTCCTGCGGGCGCTCTGGTTCAGCTTTCACAACGTCGTCGGGTTCAAGGTCGGGCCGTTCGTCGGGCTGGACAACTACATCGCGCTCTGGGGCGACGAGCGGTTCACGCGGTCCATCGGCGTCACGCTGACGTTCACGGGCGCGTCGGTGGTGCTGAAGCTGGCGCTCGGGCTGTCGGCCGCGCTGCTGCTCCACAACCTGCCACGCTTCGGATCGGTGCTGGGCGGCCTGCTGCTGACGCCCTACGTGATCCCTGAGGTGGTCCGGGCGCTGGCCTGGCGGATGCTGCTCGACCCGTTCTTCGGCAGCCTGAACCACATCCTTGTGAACGTTCTCGGGGTGATGTCCCAGGCGCAGCCCTGGCTCAGCGATCCGCGCACGGCCCTGATGTCGGTCATCGTGGTCAACGTCTGGGCCGGCACGCCGTTCATGGTCATCCTGCTGCTGGCCGGCCTCAAAGGTATCGAGGCCGAGCAGTACGATGCGGCCTCGGTGGACGGCGCGAACGCCTGGCGGCGCTTCCTGCACATCACCCTGCCGGGCCTGCACCATGTGCTGATCGTCGGGACGCTGCTGACGGTGATCAGCACGTTCAACGGCTTCACGCTCACGTACCTGCTGACCAGCGGCGGGCCGCTCGGGGCCACCCGCGTCTACCCGATCCTCGCCTTCGAGTACGGCGTGGCCGGCATGCGGACCAGCGCCGGCGTCTCGGTGGCGATGATGGCTGCGCCGCTGATGCTGGTGCTGTCGCTGGTGCTGGCCCGCTGCATGCTGCGCCGCGACGAGCATCAGGCTGCCAGTGGGCAGGATGGCGTGGGGTGGCGGGTGCTTGTCACGCTGGCGCTGCCGCTTCGGCTGCTGATGCGCGCCGTGGCCGCCGTCTTCTGGCTCGCGAACGACCTTGCCGAGCGTGCCCTGCTGCTCGGCGCAAGGCCCATGCGCTCCAGGGGCGCTGAGCCGCCGCTCTCGCGGGGCGGGCAGCGCCGGCTGGCTGGCGGCACGATGTTCGGGCTGATCGGCACGGTCCTGTTCTTCGAGTTGTCGCCGATCTACTTCGTGGTCATCACGGCCTTCAAGAGTGAGCTTCAGATCCAGCAGATTCGTGGCATGTTCTGGCCCGATCCGTGGACGCTGGAGCAGTTCACGTTCCTCTTCACGAAGATCAGGTTTGTCGAGTGGTATCGGAACACGACGCTGGTCGCGCTGTCGAGCACCGCGATCTCGGTCCTGGTGGCGGCGCTGGGGGCGTACGGGATGGTCCGTCTCCGCTGGCGCGGCTCCTCGTCGCTCGGCGCGACGGTCCTGGTGGCGAACTTGATGCCGGGCGCGCTGATGGTCATCCCGATGTACATCATCCTGGCCCAACTGCGGCTGATCAACACGCCGTGGGCGCTGCTGGTGACCTACCCGAGCTTCGTGCTGCCGTTCGCCACCTGGCTGATGATGGGCTACTACCGGAGCATCCCCGAGGAGATCGAGGACGCCGCCCTGATCGACGGATGCAACCGGCTCGAGGCGTTCTTCCGGGTGGTCTTGCCGCTGGTCCGCCCGGCCTTGCTGGCGGTGGCGCTGTTCTCGTTCACGGCGGCCTGGAACGAGTTCCTGTACGCCTACACGTTCCTCCGGACGGGATCGCTCCTGACGCTGCCGGTCGGGCTGGCCGGGCTGATCGTCGGGGACATCCAGCCGTGGGGGCTGCTGATGGCCGCCTCGATCCTGACGGCGGTTCCGGTTGCCGTCATCTACATGGTGGGGCAGCGGCTGATGGTGGCGGGCCTGACGGCCGGCAGCCTCAAGGGGTGA
- a CDS encoding CinA family protein, producing the protein MALAQVVGARLVERGETVAVAESSAGGLISAALLAVGGASRYFRGGAVVYTTDAKMSFLQLDRQTVTEPRAATEEHSLVLARGVRTVMGSTWGVGETGATGPTGNRYGDAPGHACVGVVGPGVSREERADTIETGHGDRPTNMETFAWAALNLLNDMMGPSEKNA; encoded by the coding sequence ATGGCACTGGCGCAGGTGGTCGGGGCGCGGCTGGTGGAGCGCGGCGAGACCGTCGCCGTGGCCGAGTCGTCGGCGGGCGGGCTGATCTCGGCGGCGCTGCTGGCCGTGGGCGGCGCATCACGGTACTTCCGAGGGGGAGCAGTCGTCTACACCACCGACGCCAAGATGTCCTTCTTGCAGCTTGACCGGCAGACGGTGACCGAGCCGCGGGCCGCCACTGAGGAGCACTCGCTGGTGCTGGCGCGCGGCGTTCGTACGGTGATGGGATCGACCTGGGGCGTCGGCGAGACCGGCGCGACTGGCCCGACCGGCAATCGGTACGGCGACGCGCCCGGCCATGCCTGCGTCGGCGTGGTCGGGCCGGGCGTCTCGCGCGAGGAGCGGGCCGACACTATCGAGACCGGCCACGGCGACCGCCCGACCAACATGGAGACGTTCGCCTGGGCCGCCCTCAACCTGCTCAACGACATGATGGGGCCGTCCGAGAAGAACGCCTGA
- a CDS encoding phosphoglycerate dehydrogenase, whose product MQPLVIIADRIAQEGLDLLGEQCRVHGLTGGSLAEDPLLAEAEALIVRSETRVDADLIGRAPRLRVIGRAGAGVDTIDVPTATARGIVVVNAPGGNAIAAAEHALALMFSLARHIPLADRQMKQGQWKRSALVGSELTGKTLGLVGLGRVGTEVARRALGLEMDVLVYDPYVPDVHIRTLGCEPSPLDSLLQRANYVSLHVPLTDTTRSIIDAERLALMQPGTCLVNCARGELVDQTALLAALDAGTLAGAAIDVYPTEPVGPDDPLPHHPKVIATPHLGASTVEAQAGVAVQVVREVLAVLAEQPPQFAVNAPSIRPEEMGLLRPYMDLARQLGKLATQLVDGAIRSAEIEYRGAIAEESTSAVTATAIQGLLEPISDVPVNLVNARLLARQRGLEVEERRSATPEHYTSLVRVVVHASDGDVSVAGAVSDGRPAIVQIGDYSLHLPAVPGYLLLTSHHDRPGIIGTVGRLLGEADVNISSMQVGRSTARGRALMLLSVDDPIPPTVVSQLRGLDNFAAVKVLRL is encoded by the coding sequence TTGCAGCCACTCGTCATCATCGCGGACCGTATCGCACAGGAAGGGCTCGACCTGCTGGGCGAGCAGTGCCGCGTTCATGGGCTGACCGGCGGCTCGCTGGCGGAGGATCCGCTGCTTGCCGAGGCCGAAGCGCTGATCGTTCGGAGCGAGACCCGAGTGGACGCCGATCTGATCGGCCGCGCGCCCCGGCTCCGGGTCATCGGGCGAGCCGGCGCCGGCGTAGACACCATCGACGTGCCGACGGCCACGGCGCGGGGCATCGTGGTGGTGAACGCGCCGGGCGGCAACGCCATCGCCGCCGCCGAGCACGCCCTGGCCCTGATGTTCTCGCTGGCCCGGCACATCCCGCTGGCCGACCGCCAGATGAAGCAGGGCCAGTGGAAACGGTCGGCGCTGGTCGGCAGCGAGCTGACCGGCAAGACGCTCGGGCTGGTGGGGCTGGGCCGCGTCGGCACCGAGGTGGCCCGCCGGGCGCTCGGTCTGGAGATGGACGTCCTGGTCTACGATCCGTACGTGCCGGACGTCCACATCCGCACGCTGGGCTGCGAGCCGTCCCCACTCGACAGCCTGCTTCAGCGAGCCAACTACGTCTCGCTCCACGTCCCCCTGACCGACACGACGCGCAGCATCATCGATGCCGAGCGGCTGGCCCTGATGCAGCCCGGAACCTGCCTGGTGAACTGCGCGCGCGGCGAGCTGGTCGATCAGACCGCGCTGCTGGCGGCGCTCGACGCCGGCACGCTGGCCGGAGCGGCCATCGACGTGTACCCCACCGAGCCGGTCGGCCCCGACGACCCGCTGCCGCACCACCCGAAGGTGATCGCCACGCCGCACCTCGGAGCATCGACCGTCGAGGCGCAGGCCGGCGTGGCCGTTCAGGTCGTCCGCGAGGTACTGGCCGTCCTCGCAGAGCAGCCGCCGCAGTTCGCCGTGAACGCGCCGAGCATCCGCCCCGAGGAGATGGGGCTGCTGCGGCCCTACATGGATCTTGCCCGGCAGCTTGGCAAGCTAGCGACCCAGCTGGTGGACGGCGCGATCCGCTCGGCGGAGATCGAGTACCGGGGGGCGATCGCCGAGGAGAGCACGTCGGCAGTCACGGCGACGGCGATCCAGGGCCTGCTGGAGCCGATCTCGGACGTGCCGGTCAACCTCGTCAACGCCCGGCTGCTGGCCCGACAGCGCGGCCTGGAGGTCGAGGAGCGGCGCTCGGCCACCCCGGAGCACTACACCAGCCTCGTGCGGGTGGTCGTGCATGCGTCGGACGGAGACGTCAGCGTGGCCGGGGCCGTCTCCGACGGGCGGCCGGCCATCGTCCAGATCGGGGACTACTCACTGCACCTGCCGGCCGTCCCCGGCTACCTGCTGCTGACCAGCCACCACGACCGCCCCGGCATCATCGGGACGGTGGGGCGGCTGCTCGGCGAGGCCGACGTGAACATCTCCTCGATGCAGGTGGGCCGGTCGACGGCGCGCGGGCGGGCGCTGATGCTGCTCTCGGTGGACGATCCGATCCCGCCGACCGTCGTCTCACAGCTTCGCGGCCTCGACAACTTCGCGGCGGTCAAGGTGCTCAGACTCTGA
- a CDS encoding DsbA family protein, which yields MAASGAPVVDFYLDTACPWSWRTSVWMREVMKVRDVDVHWKFFSLELVNKKNDPTAQPRAGHLESRNTFRAMVLARRKYGDEAVNKLYEAFGTAKHEEKKDLDEAMVRACIEKAGYSPSLLDEALADPTTETEYVDEHTAINEKGAFGVASLVIDGSEPVFGPVIIPVPTGEEAGDLWDHISAMSTKGYFFELKRTRQ from the coding sequence ATGGCAGCGAGTGGAGCACCGGTCGTCGATTTCTACCTGGACACGGCCTGTCCGTGGTCGTGGCGGACCTCGGTCTGGATGCGCGAGGTCATGAAGGTCCGTGACGTCGACGTCCACTGGAAGTTCTTCAGCCTGGAGCTGGTGAACAAGAAGAACGATCCGACGGCCCAGCCCCGAGCGGGTCACCTGGAGAGCCGCAACACCTTCCGCGCGATGGTGCTGGCACGCCGCAAGTACGGCGACGAGGCGGTCAACAAACTGTACGAGGCGTTCGGCACGGCCAAGCACGAGGAGAAGAAGGATCTCGACGAGGCGATGGTCCGCGCCTGCATCGAGAAGGCTGGGTACTCGCCGAGCCTGCTGGACGAGGCCCTGGCCGACCCGACCACCGAGACGGAGTACGTGGATGAGCACACGGCCATCAACGAGAAGGGCGCGTTCGGCGTGGCCTCGCTGGTGATCGACGGCAGCGAGCCGGTGTTCGGTCCGGTCATCATCCCCGTCCCGACGGGCGAAGAGGCCGGCGACCTCTGGGACCACATCTCGGCGATGAGCACGAAGGGCTACTTCTTCGAGCTGAAGCGCACCCGGCAGTAA
- a CDS encoding DUF1611 domain-containing protein — protein MAGTPLAILVNSDDPFNAKTAVGVLRYSPDLIVGMVDPERAGKTAADVYHVRPDVPIFAKVADLPANTGRLLVGIASRGGDLPPEMRDEIITAIDRGIDIYNGLHTFITHDEDLMARAQAKGVKLVDLRDVPEHPPVGMGYEHRPGSTVILTVGSDCNVGKMSTALELDLLARQRGLNSTFVATGQTGIMIANNGLAIDRVISDFVNGAIEEIVVPAAQQYDWVWVEGQGSLFHPGYSCVTMGLLHGTAPEKMILCHQPSRTEIRRYTTPIPPLKTVLRGYEEAASWLRPSKVAGVALNTYDLDEAAAKDAIKKVEDDLGLPATDPIRYGVANLLDAVTK, from the coding sequence GTGGCTGGGACACCTCTCGCCATCCTCGTCAACAGCGACGATCCGTTCAACGCCAAGACCGCCGTCGGCGTTCTTCGGTACAGCCCCGACCTAATTGTCGGCATGGTCGACCCAGAGCGCGCCGGCAAGACGGCCGCCGATGTGTACCATGTGCGGCCCGACGTGCCGATCTTCGCGAAAGTTGCCGATCTGCCGGCGAACACCGGCCGCCTGCTCGTCGGGATCGCCTCGCGCGGCGGCGACCTCCCGCCCGAGATGCGCGACGAGATCATCACGGCCATCGACCGTGGCATCGACATCTACAACGGCCTGCACACGTTCATCACCCACGACGAAGACCTGATGGCGCGTGCGCAGGCGAAGGGCGTCAAGCTGGTCGATCTGCGCGACGTGCCCGAGCATCCGCCCGTGGGCATGGGCTACGAGCATCGCCCCGGCAGCACCGTCATCCTGACCGTCGGCAGCGACTGCAACGTCGGGAAGATGTCCACGGCGTTGGAGCTTGACCTGCTGGCCCGTCAGCGCGGCCTCAACTCGACCTTCGTGGCGACCGGCCAGACCGGCATCATGATCGCCAACAACGGCCTCGCCATCGACCGCGTCATCTCCGACTTCGTGAACGGCGCCATCGAGGAGATCGTGGTGCCGGCCGCCCAGCAGTACGACTGGGTCTGGGTCGAGGGGCAGGGCTCCCTGTTCCACCCTGGCTACTCCTGCGTGACGATGGGCCTGCTGCACGGCACCGCCCCCGAGAAGATGATCCTCTGCCACCAGCCGTCCCGGACGGAGATCCGCCGCTACACCACCCCGATTCCGCCCCTCAAGACGGTCCTGCGGGGGTACGAGGAGGCGGCCTCCTGGCTGCGCCCGAGCAAGGTCGCCGGGGTGGCGCTCAACACTTACGACCTGGACGAGGCGGCTGCGAAGGACGCCATCAAGAAGGTCGAGGACGATCTCGGGCTGCCGGCCACCGACCCGATCCGCTACGGCGTCGCGAACCTGCTCGACGCCGTGACGAAGTAG
- a CDS encoding NADH:flavin oxidoreductase/NADH oxidase: MSARPRSGVRRSTLTVPVQQNAGAAAPSGQAGPNLFQPLSLRGVTLRNRIMVAPMCQYSCVDGYATDWHLVHLGSRAVGGAGLVMTEAAAVEPRGRISGHDAGIWEDGHIQAWAGVARFIRSQGAAPAIQLAHAGRKASVHRPWQGGAPLTPDEGAWQTVSASALPFSDGWHTPAALSTAEVGQVVGLFAQAARRALAAGFEVAEIHAAHGYLINQFLSPLSNRRTDQYGGSFENRARLLLEIVDAVRPIWPADLPLFVRLSCTEWTEGGWTGDDTVQLACLLAARGVDFIDCSSGGNVATAKVPTSPGYQVSFAGRVRREADLPTGAVGLITAPEFAEAILASGQADAILLARELLRDPYWPLHAASALGATIDYWPAQYTRARR; encoded by the coding sequence ATGTCTGCGCGCCCACGGTCGGGTGTGCGGAGGAGTACGTTGACCGTTCCCGTACAGCAGAACGCTGGGGCCGCCGCGCCGAGCGGCCAGGCCGGGCCGAACCTGTTCCAGCCGCTGTCGCTGCGCGGCGTGACGCTGCGGAACCGGATCATGGTCGCGCCGATGTGCCAGTACTCGTGCGTCGACGGCTACGCCACCGACTGGCACCTCGTCCACCTGGGCAGCCGGGCGGTCGGCGGGGCCGGGCTGGTGATGACCGAGGCGGCGGCCGTCGAGCCGCGTGGACGTATCAGCGGCCACGACGCCGGCATCTGGGAGGATGGGCACATCCAGGCCTGGGCCGGCGTGGCGCGCTTCATCAGGAGCCAGGGCGCGGCGCCGGCCATTCAGCTTGCCCACGCCGGCCGCAAAGCGAGCGTCCACCGGCCGTGGCAGGGCGGCGCGCCGCTGACGCCCGACGAAGGGGCCTGGCAGACGGTCTCGGCAAGCGCCCTGCCGTTCTCAGACGGCTGGCACACGCCCGCTGCGCTCTCCACCGCCGAGGTCGGCCAGGTCGTCGGGCTGTTCGCGCAGGCGGCGCGGCGGGCGCTGGCGGCCGGCTTCGAGGTCGCGGAGATCCACGCGGCCCACGGCTATCTGATCAACCAGTTTCTCTCGCCGCTCTCCAACCGGCGCACCGACCAGTACGGTGGGTCGTTCGAGAACCGCGCGCGGCTGTTGCTGGAGATCGTGGACGCCGTCCGCCCGATCTGGCCGGCCGATCTGCCGCTGTTCGTGCGGCTCTCCTGCACGGAGTGGACGGAGGGCGGCTGGACCGGCGACGATACGGTGCAACTGGCCTGCCTGCTAGCGGCGCGCGGCGTCGACTTCATCGACTGCTCGTCGGGCGGCAACGTGGCGACGGCGAAGGTGCCGACCTCGCCAGGCTATCAGGTCTCCTTCGCGGGGCGGGTGCGCCGCGAGGCCGATCTGCCGACTGGCGCGGTCGGGCTGATCACCGCGCCCGAGTTTGCCGAGGCGATCCTCGCCAGCGGGCAGGCCGACGCCATCCTGCTGGCCCGCGAGCTGCTCCGCGATCCGTACTGGCCGCTGCACGCCGCCAGTGCGCTCGGCGCGACCATCGACTACTGGCCAGCCCAGTACACCCGCGCGCGGCGCTGA
- a CDS encoding MBL fold metallo-hydrolase encodes MATAGDGSAVQVVSRSPAVPLIPVDSVEITTLYENIVDLGVPGEGPVERLRSQGSPLASQLLAGEQKNPFVGGHGLALLVKVTGNGMSRSLLFDAGGSPHGLVNNLDCLGLTPADWSVVVLSHGHWDHVLGLIGLEERLGRLRMPLVLHPDAFLRRGTMSATGTIERSASLSRQGLLDAGLSLTETEQPSLVLDGMVLVTGQVERTNDVETGWPAHYAERDGEMTPDPLICDDQAIVVDVRGKGLVVISGCGHAGIVNMVTYARALTGVDRVHAVMGGFHLGPKLFHSRIDPVVRMLLDFEPDVVAPAHCTGYRAAYAVYERRPDAFVQNTVGTRIRLTAE; translated from the coding sequence ATGGCCACGGCAGGTGACGGCTCCGCGGTGCAGGTTGTCTCACGCAGCCCGGCCGTGCCCTTGATCCCGGTCGACTCGGTCGAGATCACCACGCTCTACGAGAACATCGTCGATCTCGGGGTGCCCGGCGAGGGGCCGGTCGAGCGGCTGCGCTCGCAGGGCTCGCCGCTGGCGTCGCAGTTGCTGGCTGGCGAGCAGAAGAACCCGTTCGTCGGCGGGCACGGGCTGGCGCTGCTGGTCAAGGTCACCGGCAACGGCATGTCCCGCTCGCTCCTGTTCGACGCTGGCGGCAGCCCGCATGGCCTCGTCAACAACCTCGACTGCCTGGGCCTCACGCCCGCCGACTGGTCCGTGGTCGTGCTCTCGCACGGACACTGGGATCACGTTCTCGGGCTGATCGGCCTGGAGGAGCGGCTCGGGCGGCTGCGGATGCCGCTGGTGCTCCACCCAGACGCCTTCCTGCGGCGCGGCACGATGTCGGCTACGGGCACGATTGAGCGGTCGGCCAGCCTCTCGCGGCAGGGTCTCCTCGATGCTGGCCTCAGCCTGACCGAGACCGAGCAGCCGTCGTTGGTGCTCGACGGCATGGTGCTGGTGACGGGACAGGTCGAACGGACCAACGACGTCGAGACCGGCTGGCCGGCCCACTACGCCGAGCGCGACGGCGAGATGACCCCGGACCCGCTGATCTGCGACGACCAGGCGATTGTCGTCGACGTGCGCGGCAAGGGGCTGGTGGTCATCTCCGGCTGCGGGCACGCCGGCATCGTCAACATGGTCACCTACGCTCGCGCCCTGACCGGCGTGGATCGGGTACACGCCGTGATGGGCGGCTTCCACCTTGGCCCGAAACTGTTCCACAGCCGCATCGATCCGGTCGTGCGGATGCTGTTGGATTTTGAGCCGGACGTCGTGGCGCCGGCCCACTGCACGGGGTATCGTGCGGCCTACGCCGTCTACGAGCGGCGTCCTGACGCCTTCGTCCAGAACACCGTCGGGACGCGGATCAGGTTGACGGCAGAGTAG